One region of Clavibacter michiganensis subsp. tessellarius genomic DNA includes:
- the lipB gene encoding lipoyl(octanoyl) transferase LipB, with product MVDIVVTGLSANSVPYIEALERQRALHADVVAGRAQDTVILLEHPSVYTAGRRTEPTDRPRDGTPVVDVDRGGRITWHGPGQLVGYPIVRLPEPLDVVAHVRRLEDALLGLLADLGVAARRVDGRSGVWIRGAAPDGTPRDEKVAAIGVRVAERVTLHGFALNCSNSLDAYDRIVPCGIRDAGVTTISRVLGRTVTPADVVPLLRPHLMRALAPNGSAMTSTASLSPVAGARA from the coding sequence GTGGTCGACATCGTCGTCACGGGGCTAAGCGCCAACTCCGTGCCGTACATCGAGGCCCTCGAGCGTCAGCGTGCCCTGCATGCCGACGTCGTCGCGGGCCGGGCGCAGGACACCGTCATCCTCCTCGAGCACCCCTCCGTCTACACGGCGGGGAGGCGCACGGAGCCGACGGACCGGCCGCGCGACGGCACTCCGGTCGTCGACGTCGACCGCGGCGGCCGCATCACGTGGCACGGCCCGGGCCAGCTGGTCGGCTACCCGATCGTTCGCCTGCCGGAGCCCCTCGACGTCGTGGCCCACGTGCGCCGCCTCGAGGACGCGCTGCTCGGCCTCCTCGCCGACCTCGGCGTCGCGGCCCGCCGCGTCGACGGCCGGTCCGGCGTCTGGATCCGCGGCGCGGCACCCGACGGCACCCCGCGCGACGAGAAGGTCGCCGCCATCGGCGTCCGCGTCGCCGAGCGCGTCACCCTGCACGGCTTCGCCCTCAACTGCAGCAACTCCCTCGACGCCTACGACCGGATCGTGCCCTGCGGCATCCGCGACGCCGGCGTCACCACGATCAGCCGCGTCCTCGGCCGCACCGTCACGCCGGCCGACGTCGTCCCCCTCCTCCGCCCGCACCTGATGCGCGCCCTCGCCCCGAACGGATCCGCCATGACCTCCACCGCCTCCCTCTCCCCCGTCGCCGGAGCCCGCGCATGA
- the lipA gene encoding lipoyl synthase: MSAAAPDGRRMLRLEVRNAETPIERKPEWIKTTARMGPEYQALQQLVKTEDLHTVCQEAACPNIYECWEDREATFLIGGSQCTRRCDFCQIDTGKPADYDTDEPRRVADSVKRMGLRYATVTGVARDDLPDEGAWLHAETVRRIHADNPGTGVEILATDFSGNPDLLAEVFSSRPEVFAHNVETVPRIFKRIRPAFRYERSLDVITQGRDAGLITKSNLILGMGETREEVSEALRDLHDAGCDIITVTQYLRPSPRHLPVARWVRPEEFVEIKAEAEAIGFLGVLAGPLVRSSYRAGRLWAQSMSAKGRALPVGLEHLADASRGFAQAVG, encoded by the coding sequence ATGAGCGCCGCCGCCCCCGACGGCCGCCGCATGCTCCGCCTGGAGGTGCGGAACGCGGAGACGCCCATCGAGCGGAAGCCCGAGTGGATCAAGACCACGGCCCGCATGGGGCCCGAGTACCAGGCGCTCCAGCAGCTCGTGAAGACGGAGGACCTGCACACCGTCTGCCAGGAGGCGGCCTGCCCGAACATCTACGAGTGCTGGGAGGACCGGGAGGCCACGTTCCTCATCGGCGGCTCGCAGTGCACGCGCCGCTGCGACTTCTGCCAGATCGACACCGGCAAGCCGGCCGACTACGACACCGACGAGCCGCGCCGCGTCGCCGACTCCGTGAAGCGCATGGGCCTCCGCTACGCGACCGTCACGGGCGTCGCGCGCGACGACCTGCCCGACGAGGGCGCGTGGCTGCACGCCGAGACCGTGCGGCGGATCCACGCCGACAACCCCGGGACGGGCGTCGAGATCCTCGCGACCGACTTCTCGGGGAACCCCGACCTGCTGGCCGAGGTGTTCTCCTCGCGCCCCGAGGTCTTCGCGCACAACGTCGAGACGGTGCCGCGCATCTTCAAGCGGATCCGCCCGGCGTTCCGGTACGAGCGCTCGCTCGACGTGATCACGCAGGGGCGCGACGCGGGCCTCATCACGAAGTCCAACCTCATCCTCGGCATGGGCGAGACGCGCGAGGAGGTGTCGGAGGCGCTCCGGGACCTCCACGACGCGGGCTGCGACATCATCACCGTCACGCAGTACCTGCGCCCGAGCCCGCGGCACCTCCCCGTGGCGCGCTGGGTGCGGCCGGAGGAGTTCGTGGAGATCAAGGCGGAGGCGGAGGCGATCGGGTTCCTCGGCGTGCTCGCCGGTCCCCTCGTGCGCTCCTCCTACCGCGCCGGACGGCTGTGGGCGCAGTCGATGAGCGCCAAGGGCCGGGCGCTGCCGGTCGGCCTCGAGCACCTCGCGGATGCGTCGCGCGGCTTCGCGCAGGCCGTCGGCTGA
- a CDS encoding YitT family protein: MTASASEPLPTPPAVSPGEPTTAGIPHSVAEDVLGILTGTFVASFGLFLLRDSGAVTGGTAGLALLLSYTGVLPFGVLFFVVNAPFFALAVWKKGWRFTIRTVISVALVSLFSTLHPAMVTSLDLQPVYGVLAGNLLVGIGLLVVFRHGSSLGGFNIVALVVQERFGFRAGYAQMILDVSVILLGLTVVSVGGVVMSALGAVLLNLVLALNHRPGRYTGI, from the coding sequence ATGACCGCTTCCGCGTCCGAGCCCCTGCCCACGCCGCCCGCCGTCTCGCCCGGCGAGCCGACGACCGCGGGCATCCCGCACTCCGTGGCGGAGGACGTGCTCGGGATCCTCACCGGCACGTTCGTCGCGTCGTTCGGGCTCTTCCTGCTGCGCGACAGCGGCGCCGTCACGGGCGGCACCGCCGGTCTCGCGCTGCTGCTGAGCTACACGGGCGTGCTGCCGTTCGGCGTGCTGTTCTTCGTGGTCAACGCGCCGTTCTTCGCGCTCGCGGTGTGGAAGAAGGGGTGGCGGTTCACGATCCGCACGGTGATCTCGGTCGCGCTCGTCTCGCTGTTCTCGACGCTCCACCCGGCGATGGTGACGAGCCTCGACCTGCAGCCCGTCTACGGCGTGCTCGCGGGGAACCTGCTCGTGGGGATCGGGCTGCTCGTTGTCTTCCGCCACGGATCCAGCCTCGGCGGGTTCAACATCGTGGCCCTCGTAGTGCAGGAGCGGTTCGGCTTCCGCGCCGGGTACGCGCAGATGATCCTCGACGTGAGCGTGATCCTCCTCGGCCTCACGGTCGTGTCCGTCGGCGGCGTCGTCATGTCGGCGCTCGGCGCGGTGCTGCTCAACCTCGTGCTCGCGCTCAACCACCGGCCGGGGCGGTACACCGGGATCTGA
- a CDS encoding ABC1 kinase family protein, which yields MTAATAGAAPGTAPEGDAPETRARYRRILRFAAWNLAVTWWYELFLPRVGLRRIADRTRTRRMKRFARRFRVLAVELGGLMIKVGQFMSSRLDVLPPEITAELEDLQDEVPAVPFAEIRTLAERELGMPLAEAFAWVDETPVAAASLGQAHRAILGPIDSADTGLTGAVIKVQRPGIDDIVRIDLAALRRIGGWLTHVRLVSDRVDAPALVEEFAETSLEEIDYLHEARSSARFQDMFRADARVAVPEIVWERSTRRVLTLEDVTAIKITDHAGLLAAGIDPVEVAPVFAAVMFDQLFADGFFHADPHPGNVFVTPAADGSVEQGWTLTFIDFGMMGEVPPSTRRGLRKMLIAAASRDGKGLVDAARDIGVLLPSADTTQLELAMTRLFARFGGLGFAELREVDPREFRAFADEFQEVVRTLPFQLPDDFLLIIRAMSLTSGVCSALDPRFNLWDSVEPYAQRLIREERGNVVRDLGTRVSDTAGTIARLPGRLDALLTRIDEGALPISDPTLERRVGALERTLRRAISALVFGGLLAGGVLLRPDDEVLGTVLLVVSVLPLAQALLPGRRAR from the coding sequence GTGACCGCGGCCACGGCCGGCGCCGCACCCGGGACGGCTCCCGAGGGCGACGCCCCGGAGACGCGCGCCCGCTACCGCCGCATCCTCCGCTTCGCCGCCTGGAACCTCGCGGTCACGTGGTGGTACGAGCTGTTCCTGCCGCGCGTCGGGCTGCGACGCATCGCCGACCGCACGCGCACCCGCCGCATGAAGAGGTTCGCCCGGCGCTTCCGCGTGCTCGCGGTCGAGCTCGGCGGCCTCATGATCAAGGTGGGCCAGTTCATGTCGTCGCGCCTCGACGTGCTGCCGCCCGAGATCACCGCGGAGCTCGAGGACCTGCAGGACGAGGTGCCCGCGGTCCCGTTCGCCGAGATCCGCACGCTCGCCGAGCGGGAGCTCGGCATGCCCCTCGCCGAGGCCTTCGCATGGGTGGACGAGACGCCCGTCGCGGCCGCGTCGCTCGGCCAGGCGCACCGCGCGATCCTCGGCCCGATCGATTCCGCCGACACCGGCCTCACGGGCGCCGTCATCAAGGTGCAGCGGCCGGGCATCGACGACATCGTCCGCATCGACCTCGCCGCGCTCCGCCGCATCGGCGGCTGGCTCACGCACGTGCGGCTCGTCTCGGACCGGGTCGACGCGCCCGCGCTCGTCGAGGAGTTCGCCGAGACGAGCCTCGAGGAGATCGACTACCTGCACGAGGCCCGCAGCTCCGCGCGGTTCCAGGACATGTTCCGCGCCGACGCCCGCGTCGCCGTCCCGGAGATCGTGTGGGAGCGCAGCACCCGGCGCGTGCTGACCCTCGAGGACGTCACGGCCATCAAGATCACCGACCACGCCGGGCTCCTGGCCGCCGGCATCGACCCCGTTGAGGTCGCCCCGGTGTTCGCGGCCGTCATGTTCGACCAGCTCTTCGCCGACGGCTTCTTCCACGCGGATCCGCACCCGGGCAACGTCTTCGTCACGCCCGCCGCGGACGGCTCGGTCGAGCAGGGCTGGACCCTCACCTTCATCGACTTCGGGATGATGGGCGAGGTCCCGCCGAGCACGCGCCGGGGCCTCCGCAAGATGCTCATCGCCGCCGCCTCGCGCGACGGGAAGGGCCTCGTCGACGCGGCCCGCGACATCGGCGTGCTGCTCCCCTCGGCCGACACCACGCAGCTCGAGCTCGCCATGACCCGCCTCTTCGCGCGCTTCGGCGGGCTCGGCTTCGCGGAGCTGCGCGAGGTCGACCCGCGCGAGTTCCGCGCGTTCGCCGACGAGTTCCAGGAGGTCGTGCGCACGCTGCCGTTCCAGCTCCCGGACGACTTCCTCCTCATCATCCGCGCCATGTCGCTCACGTCGGGCGTCTGCAGCGCGCTGGATCCCCGGTTCAACCTCTGGGACTCCGTCGAGCCGTACGCGCAGCGCCTCATCCGCGAGGAGCGCGGCAACGTGGTGCGCGACCTCGGCACGCGCGTGTCCGACACCGCGGGCACGATCGCGCGCCTGCCCGGCCGTCTCGACGCGCTGCTCACCCGCATCGACGAGGGCGCGCTCCCCATCAGCGACCCCACGCTCGAGCGCCGCGTGGGTGCCCTGGAGCGCACCCTCCGCCGCGCCATCTCCGCCCTCGTCTTCGGCGGTCTCCTCGCGGGCGGCGTGCTCCTCCGCCCGGACGACGAGGTGCTCGGCACCGTGCTGCTGGTGGTCTCCGTGCTGCCGCTCGCGCAGGCGCTCCTCCCGGGCCGCCGCGCCCGCTGA
- a CDS encoding DUF3817 domain-containing protein, producing the protein MTHTPHADAARPDADGRQGSASSPAVSGAIARLLRGTRDRTDRPSRLGRLFAVVAIVEAVTWTGLLVGMFLKYVTETTELGVFVFGRLHGAAFVLYVIVTAVAAIRLRWGWKAALLAGVAAIPPLATLPLEVGLRRRGYLRHPAEDADARPAPTTGA; encoded by the coding sequence ATGACGCACACGCCGCACGCCGACGCCGCCCGCCCCGACGCCGACGGGCGCCAGGGGTCCGCCTCCTCCCCCGCCGTATCGGGCGCCATCGCCCGCCTCCTCCGCGGCACGCGCGACCGCACGGATCGCCCGTCGCGGCTCGGCCGCCTCTTCGCCGTGGTCGCGATCGTGGAGGCCGTCACGTGGACGGGCCTGCTCGTCGGCATGTTCCTCAAGTACGTGACGGAGACCACCGAGCTCGGCGTCTTCGTGTTCGGGCGCCTGCACGGCGCCGCGTTCGTGCTGTACGTCATCGTCACGGCCGTGGCGGCGATCCGACTGCGCTGGGGCTGGAAGGCCGCGCTCCTCGCGGGCGTCGCGGCGATCCCGCCGCTCGCGACGCTGCCGCTCGAGGTGGGACTGCGTCGCCGCGGCTACCTGCGACACCCCGCGGAGGACGCGGACGCGCGCCCCGCGCCGACGACCGGCGCCTGA
- a CDS encoding PadR family transcriptional regulator: MAASSPTAGSAFGDAADGVWQAMESLRVRFEKRDGGMPGHETGHRLGHGPDDVRHAVLALLAEEPMHGYALIHAIAARTDGAWTPDAGAVYPTLQLLADEGLIAAETTDGRKVWALTEAGRSTVARDGITAPWADHAHGRDDAGHDRRDRSALPKAGLALAQAATQVQRSGTPEQVAEAASELDAVRRRLYAILARE; the protein is encoded by the coding sequence ATGGCCGCATCGTCCCCGACCGCAGGATCCGCATTCGGAGACGCCGCCGACGGCGTGTGGCAGGCGATGGAGTCGCTCCGGGTCCGCTTCGAGAAGCGCGACGGCGGCATGCCCGGCCACGAGACCGGGCACCGGCTCGGCCACGGTCCCGATGACGTCCGCCACGCGGTCCTCGCCCTCCTCGCGGAGGAGCCCATGCACGGCTACGCCCTCATCCACGCCATCGCCGCGCGCACCGACGGCGCCTGGACGCCGGACGCCGGCGCCGTGTACCCCACGCTCCAGCTCCTGGCCGACGAGGGCCTCATCGCCGCCGAGACCACGGACGGCCGCAAGGTCTGGGCGCTCACCGAGGCGGGCCGCTCCACGGTCGCGCGCGACGGCATCACGGCGCCGTGGGCCGACCACGCGCACGGCCGCGACGACGCCGGCCACGACCGCCGCGACCGCTCCGCGCTGCCCAAGGCCGGCCTCGCGCTCGCGCAGGCCGCCACGCAGGTGCAGCGCTCGGGCACCCCGGAGCAGGTCGCCGAGGCCGCCTCCGAGCTCGACGCGGTGCGCCGCCGCCTCTACGCGATCCTCGCCCGGGAGTGA
- a CDS encoding siderophore-interacting protein, with translation MTDTAAPAVPDRPARAPRPQHVLEVVRTERLAPHLVRVHLGGEGTRAFLEQAVPERLAATDAYVKLMLPQPGSGVAPPYDLSALRATLPPEALPAVRTYTLRLADPAAGTAAIDFVVHGEEGLAGPWAASARPGDVIAASGPGGLFRPTPDADVTRVLLGDDSAVPAIAAALAAMPDDARGVALIEVDGPADELPLAHPAGVEVRWIHRARTPDAVPGAPLVAAARALDRPDGAVEVFAHGERGAMKELRALMQDGWGVDRRALSLSAYWALGRAEDRFQAEKREPVGAIFAD, from the coding sequence ATGACCGACACCGCCGCACCCGCCGTCCCCGACCGTCCCGCCCGCGCCCCGCGGCCCCAGCACGTGCTGGAGGTGGTGCGCACCGAGCGGCTCGCACCGCACCTCGTGCGGGTGCACCTCGGCGGCGAGGGGACCCGGGCGTTCCTCGAGCAGGCCGTCCCCGAGCGGCTCGCCGCGACCGACGCCTACGTGAAGCTGATGCTGCCGCAGCCCGGATCCGGCGTCGCGCCGCCGTACGACCTGTCCGCCCTCCGCGCGACGCTCCCGCCCGAGGCGCTGCCGGCCGTTCGCACCTACACGCTGCGGCTCGCGGATCCGGCCGCGGGCACGGCGGCGATCGACTTCGTGGTGCACGGGGAGGAGGGGCTCGCGGGCCCGTGGGCGGCGTCGGCCCGACCCGGCGACGTGATCGCCGCGAGCGGCCCCGGCGGGCTGTTCCGGCCGACCCCGGACGCGGATGTCACGCGCGTCCTCCTCGGCGACGACTCCGCCGTGCCCGCGATCGCCGCGGCGCTCGCCGCGATGCCCGATGACGCACGCGGCGTCGCGCTGATCGAGGTCGACGGCCCCGCGGACGAGCTCCCGCTCGCGCACCCCGCGGGCGTCGAGGTGCGCTGGATCCACCGCGCGCGCACGCCCGACGCCGTGCCCGGCGCGCCCCTCGTCGCGGCGGCGCGCGCCCTCGACCGTCCGGACGGCGCGGTCGAGGTCTTCGCGCACGGCGAGCGCGGCGCGATGAAGGAGCTGCGGGCGCTCATGCAGGACGGCTGGGGCGTCGACCGGCGGGCCCTCTCGCTCTCCGCGTACTGGGCGCTCGGCCGCGCGGAGGACCGCTTCCAGGCGGAGAAGCGCGAGCCGGTGGGGGCGATCTTCGCGGACTGA